Proteins encoded in a region of the Nocardia asteroides genome:
- a CDS encoding DNA translocase FtsK — MAGKSRSTTTSRARAGSARGRTTTARSRAATPRAATPRTTAAPRRRPAPARRPVRRTSNTAPLAVIGRGISSGWTMLARGLGATTRTLSRAGEIEHGHRRDGAALALIAVSAVIAAAVWLSAGGPVGHWVEDVIRAISGSASAGLPFVASGIAVVLMRTEPRPEIRPRLVLGGLLIGLPILGLWHIAAGAPTDAHGRSRAAGFVGFVTGGPLTNGLTAWLSVPILLLAIVFGGLLVTGTTVREVPAKLRRYFGTENGGDEYGEFDGDYRDYDPAGFDADGFPVRRGAKRRGRTPAENYPPDEFGDPDAVTEAIGEPPLRDAKPIAVEEPAPKPKPKKQRPAAVVEDQTPPPPKQLEFVTDREVEGDYTLPPLSLLTDGDPPKKRSAANESMIEAITEVLVQFKIDAAVTGFVRGPTVTRYEVELGPGVKVEKITALARNIAYAVATENVRLLAPIPGKSAVGIEVPNADRELVRLADVLKAPSTRNDHHPLVIGLGKNIEGEFVSANLAKMPHLLVAGSTGSGKSSFVNSMLVSLLQRATPDEVRMILIDPKMVELTPYEGIPHLITPIITQPKKAAAALAWLVEEMEQRYQDMQANKVRHIDDFNKKVKSGAITAPLGSERVYRPYPYILAIVDELADLMMTAPRDVEDAIVRITQKARAAGIHLVLATQRPSVDVVTGLIKTNVPSRLAFATSSLTDSRVILDQPGAEKLIGMGDGLFLPMGAGKPTRLQGAFISDEEIHGVVDFAKNQAEPEYQEGVTAAKAGEKKDVDPDIGDDLDVFLQAVELVVTSQFGSTSMLQRKLRVGFAKAGRLMDLMETRGVVGPSEGSKARDVLVKPDELEGLLWSIRGGGDEGDSAGPQE, encoded by the coding sequence ATGGCAGGTAAGTCCCGCAGCACCACGACGAGTCGGGCGCGGGCGGGATCGGCGCGGGGGAGGACCACCACGGCACGCTCTCGCGCGGCCACGCCCCGCGCGGCGACCCCTCGAACGACCGCGGCGCCCCGCAGGCGCCCCGCCCCGGCCCGGCGTCCGGTGCGCCGCACCTCGAACACGGCGCCACTGGCCGTCATCGGACGCGGCATCAGCAGCGGCTGGACCATGCTGGCCCGGGGGCTGGGTGCGACCACACGCACGCTGAGCCGGGCCGGGGAGATCGAACACGGCCATCGGCGCGACGGTGCCGCGCTGGCCCTGATCGCGGTGAGCGCCGTGATCGCGGCGGCGGTGTGGTTGTCGGCCGGCGGGCCGGTGGGCCACTGGGTCGAGGACGTGATCCGCGCGATCTCCGGATCGGCCTCGGCCGGATTGCCGTTCGTCGCCTCGGGCATCGCCGTCGTCCTGATGCGCACGGAACCGCGCCCCGAGATCCGGCCGCGACTGGTGCTCGGCGGCCTGCTGATCGGTCTGCCGATTCTCGGTCTGTGGCACATCGCGGCCGGCGCTCCCACCGACGCGCACGGACGTTCCCGCGCGGCGGGTTTCGTCGGCTTCGTGACCGGCGGGCCGCTGACCAACGGCCTCACCGCCTGGCTGTCTGTCCCGATCCTGTTGTTGGCCATCGTCTTCGGCGGGTTGCTGGTGACCGGAACCACCGTGCGCGAGGTGCCCGCCAAGCTGCGTCGATACTTCGGCACCGAGAACGGTGGCGACGAATACGGCGAATTCGACGGCGACTACCGGGACTACGATCCGGCCGGTTTCGACGCCGACGGCTTCCCGGTGCGCCGCGGCGCCAAGCGGCGCGGTCGCACGCCCGCGGAGAACTACCCGCCCGACGAGTTCGGCGACCCCGACGCCGTTACCGAGGCGATCGGCGAACCCCCGCTGCGGGACGCCAAGCCGATCGCGGTGGAGGAGCCCGCGCCGAAACCGAAACCGAAGAAGCAGCGTCCCGCCGCGGTCGTGGAGGATCAGACGCCACCGCCGCCGAAGCAACTGGAGTTCGTCACCGACCGCGAAGTCGAAGGCGACTACACCCTGCCACCGCTGTCGTTGCTGACCGACGGGGATCCGCCCAAGAAACGCAGTGCCGCCAACGAATCGATGATCGAGGCGATCACCGAGGTGCTGGTGCAGTTCAAGATCGACGCCGCGGTGACCGGTTTCGTCCGCGGCCCGACGGTCACGCGCTACGAGGTCGAACTCGGGCCGGGGGTGAAAGTCGAGAAGATCACCGCACTGGCGCGCAACATCGCCTACGCCGTGGCGACGGAGAACGTCCGGCTGCTCGCGCCGATCCCCGGCAAGTCCGCCGTCGGCATCGAGGTGCCGAACGCCGACCGCGAGCTGGTCCGGCTGGCCGACGTGCTCAAGGCGCCCAGCACCCGCAACGACCACCATCCGCTGGTGATCGGCCTGGGCAAGAACATCGAGGGCGAGTTCGTCTCGGCGAATCTGGCCAAGATGCCGCACCTGCTGGTGGCGGGCTCGACCGGTTCGGGAAAGTCGAGCTTCGTCAACTCGATGCTGGTGTCGCTGTTGCAGCGGGCGACGCCGGACGAGGTCCGGATGATCCTGATCGACCCGAAAATGGTGGAATTGACCCCCTACGAGGGCATTCCGCACCTGATCACACCCATCATCACCCAGCCGAAGAAGGCGGCGGCCGCGCTGGCCTGGCTGGTCGAGGAGATGGAGCAGCGCTATCAGGACATGCAGGCCAACAAGGTGCGCCACATCGACGACTTCAACAAGAAGGTGAAGTCGGGAGCGATCACCGCCCCGCTGGGCAGCGAACGGGTGTACCGGCCCTACCCGTACATCCTGGCCATCGTCGACGAGTTGGCCGATCTCATGATGACCGCTCCGCGGGACGTGGAAGACGCCATCGTCCGCATCACCCAGAAGGCCCGCGCGGCAGGCATCCATCTGGTGCTGGCCACCCAGCGGCCGTCGGTCGACGTGGTGACCGGTTTGATCAAGACGAATGTGCCCTCCCGGCTGGCCTTCGCCACCTCGTCGCTGACCGATTCCCGGGTCATCCTCGACCAGCCCGGCGCGGAGAAGCTGATCGGCATGGGCGACGGGTTGTTCCTGCCGATGGGCGCGGGCAAGCCGACTCGGCTGCAAGGCGCGTTCATCAGCGACGAGGAGATCCACGGCGTCGTCGATTTCGCCAAGAACCAGGCCGAGCCGGAATACCAAGAGGGCGTCACCGCCGCGAAGGCCGGGGAGAAGAAGGACGTCGACCCCGATATCGGCGATGATCTCGACGTCTTCCTGCAAGCGGTGGAACTGGTGGTCACCTCGCAGTTCGGGTCCACCTCCATGCTGCAGCGCAAGCTGCGCGTCGGCTTCGCCAAAGCGGGACGGCTGATGGATCTCATGGAGACCCGCGGCGTCGTCGGCCCGAGTGAGGGGTCCAAGGCGCGCGACGTGCTCGTGAAACCCGATGAGCTGGAAGGGCTGCTGTGGTCGATCCGCGGCGGCGGCGATGAGGGTGACTCGGCCGGGCCGCAGGAGTGA
- a CDS encoding DUF4189 domain-containing protein, translating to MKKFATGVAALAAVGSALAVSAPTAHAYTNNYGAIALSTSTGLIGYSYDYPTSAAAQQRAVSSCSAADCQSVVWFRNGCGAVAYSSGTGTWSWGYASSRRAAQSQALRRNDSDAYIVHWNCTSNHG from the coding sequence GTGAAGAAGTTTGCTACCGGTGTAGCCGCGCTCGCGGCGGTCGGTTCCGCGCTGGCTGTCAGCGCGCCCACCGCGCACGCCTACACCAACAATTACGGCGCGATCGCGCTGTCCACCTCCACCGGTCTGATCGGGTACTCCTACGACTACCCGACCTCGGCCGCCGCGCAGCAGCGCGCCGTGAGCTCCTGCAGCGCCGCCGACTGCCAGTCGGTGGTCTGGTTCCGCAACGGCTGCGGCGCCGTGGCGTACTCCAGTGGCACCGGCACCTGGAGCTGGGGGTACGCGTCGTCGCGGCGCGCCGCGCAGAGCCAAGCGCTGCGGCGCAACGATTCCGACGCCTACATCGTGCACTGGAACTGCACGTCCAACCACGGCTGA
- a CDS encoding TIGR03085 family protein — MTMAQRERRGLVEAMEAVGPDARTLCGAWTVRDLAAHVVVRERRLDAAPGIMLKPFAGYLDRVQAKAASKPFPELLDQIRTGPPWWSPLRPVDAVVNLSEMFVHHEDVRRAEPGWQPRDLPAADEDRLWSMLRKTAKMAYRKAPVTVELVTPDGRRTVARSASGDVVTLTGKPSELVLHAFGRDEVRLETTGSPEAVRAVLETDRSV, encoded by the coding sequence GTGACTATGGCACAGCGAGAACGCAGGGGACTCGTCGAGGCGATGGAGGCCGTGGGGCCGGACGCGCGGACGCTCTGCGGCGCGTGGACGGTGCGGGATCTGGCCGCGCATGTGGTGGTTCGCGAACGGCGGCTCGATGCCGCGCCGGGCATCATGTTGAAGCCGTTCGCCGGGTATCTCGACCGGGTGCAGGCGAAGGCGGCGAGCAAGCCGTTTCCCGAGTTGCTGGACCAGATCCGCACCGGTCCGCCGTGGTGGTCGCCGTTGCGGCCGGTCGATGCGGTAGTCAACCTATCCGAGATGTTCGTCCACCACGAGGACGTGCGCCGCGCCGAACCGGGTTGGCAGCCGCGCGATCTGCCCGCCGCCGATGAGGATCGACTGTGGTCGATGCTGCGCAAGACGGCCAAGATGGCCTACCGCAAGGCGCCGGTCACGGTCGAGCTCGTGACGCCCGACGGCAGGCGCACGGTGGCGCGATCCGCCTCCGGCGACGTCGTCACGCTGACCGGCAAGCCCTCGGAACTGGTGCTGCATGCCTTCGGTCGGGATGAAGTCCGGTTGGAGACCACCGGATCGCCCGAAGCCGTACGGGCGGTGCTCGAGACAGACCGATCGGTCTGA
- a CDS encoding winged helix DNA-binding domain-containing protein — protein MRKMGAAAARRTALAAQGFGARRPGRVTRRTVLGVLERTQLLQLDSVSAVVRAHYAPVFSRIGPYDRALLDQAAWSNGARRPRALVEYWAHEAALIPVEDWPLLRWRMRQYEHGRWSGMRKVVERNPTLGKDILDVITEVGAATAGEVERHLELDKPRPKGSWWNLSDTKMICEQLFAAGALSVATRVGFTRHYDLAERVLPPEVLAREVSEPDAVRELVLRAATAHGIGTEADLRDYYRLQRTQTEPAIAELVDAGELISVEVAGWAKSAYLRAGAPTPRRIEGAALLCPFDPLIFFRARTERIFDFHYRIEIYTPEHKRVHGYYVFPFLLDGELVGRVDLRAERANGRLWVPAAFAEPGYDTPATAHALGGALRELADWLELDEVAIGDRGNLAALL, from the coding sequence GTAGGCCCGGTCGGGTCACCCGGCGAACGGTGCTCGGGGTGCTGGAGCGGACCCAGTTGCTGCAACTGGATTCGGTGTCCGCGGTGGTGCGGGCGCATTACGCGCCGGTGTTCAGCCGGATCGGGCCCTACGATCGTGCTCTGCTCGATCAGGCCGCGTGGAGCAATGGCGCGCGGCGGCCGCGTGCGCTCGTCGAGTACTGGGCACACGAGGCCGCCCTCATCCCGGTCGAGGACTGGCCGCTGCTGCGCTGGCGGATGCGGCAGTACGAGCACGGGCGCTGGTCCGGTATGCGCAAGGTGGTCGAGCGCAATCCCACTCTCGGCAAGGACATCTTGGATGTGATCACCGAAGTGGGCGCGGCCACGGCCGGGGAGGTCGAGCGCCACTTGGAGCTGGACAAGCCGCGGCCGAAGGGATCCTGGTGGAATCTCAGCGATACGAAGATGATCTGCGAGCAGCTGTTCGCGGCTGGTGCGTTGTCTGTGGCCACCCGGGTCGGATTCACCAGGCACTACGACCTGGCCGAGCGGGTGCTGCCGCCGGAGGTGCTGGCGCGCGAGGTCTCCGAGCCGGACGCCGTCCGCGAACTGGTGCTTCGCGCGGCCACCGCCCACGGCATCGGCACCGAAGCGGACCTGCGTGACTACTACCGTCTCCAGCGCACCCAGACCGAACCGGCCATCGCCGAGCTGGTGGACGCGGGCGAGTTGATCTCGGTGGAGGTGGCGGGCTGGGCGAAGTCGGCTTATCTGCGGGCGGGCGCGCCCACACCGCGTCGCATCGAAGGCGCCGCGCTGCTGTGCCCGTTCGACCCGCTCATCTTCTTCCGCGCACGCACCGAGCGTATTTTCGATTTCCACTACCGGATCGAGATCTACACCCCGGAGCACAAGCGGGTGCACGGCTATTACGTCTTCCCGTTCCTGCTCGACGGGGAGCTGGTCGGCCGTGTGGATCTGCGCGCCGAGCGCGCGAACGGCCGGTTGTGGGTGCCGGCCGCGTTCGCCGAGCCCGGGTACGACACCCCCGCCACCGCGCACGCCCTCGGTGGTGCGCTGCGCGAGCTGGCCGATTGGCTCGAACTGGACGAGGTCGCCATCGGTGATCGCGGCAATCTCGCCGCGTTGCTGTAG
- the dapA gene encoding 4-hydroxy-tetrahydrodipicolinate synthase, whose translation MTNGESTPTELRASGTVGVAMVTPFSADGKLDVDAGVALAARLVDRGVDLLAISGTTGESPTTTESEKADLLRAVVDAVGKSATVIAGAGTYDTAHSVELARNAQRAGAHGLLVVTPYYSRPSQEGLIAHFTAVADATDLPVTLYDIPGRSVVPIASDTVRKLAEHPRIVAVKDAKGDLNMGAELIASTGLAFYSGDDALNLPWLSVGATGFISVIGHLVPERLRALLEAYTAGEVVRAREINVTLLPLHSAMARLGGVAMSKGGLRLLGVEVGEPRLPQLMPTGEQLESLAADLRAVGVL comes from the coding sequence ATGACGAACGGTGAATCGACGCCAACGGAGCTGCGTGCGTCCGGCACGGTAGGTGTCGCGATGGTGACCCCCTTCAGTGCCGACGGCAAGCTCGACGTCGATGCCGGGGTCGCGCTCGCGGCCCGCCTGGTCGACCGCGGTGTCGACCTGCTCGCGATCTCGGGAACCACTGGTGAATCGCCGACCACCACCGAATCGGAGAAGGCCGATCTGCTGCGCGCCGTCGTCGACGCCGTCGGGAAGAGCGCGACCGTGATCGCGGGTGCGGGCACCTACGACACCGCCCACTCGGTCGAACTGGCGCGCAACGCGCAGCGGGCGGGTGCACACGGTTTGCTCGTGGTGACGCCGTACTATTCCCGGCCCTCCCAGGAGGGGCTGATCGCCCATTTCACCGCCGTCGCCGACGCCACCGACCTGCCGGTCACGCTCTATGACATCCCGGGGCGGTCGGTGGTGCCGATCGCCAGCGACACCGTCCGCAAGCTCGCCGAACATCCGCGCATCGTCGCGGTCAAGGACGCCAAGGGTGACCTGAACATGGGCGCCGAACTCATCGCCAGCACCGGCCTGGCGTTCTATTCCGGTGACGACGCGCTCAACCTGCCCTGGCTGTCGGTGGGCGCGACCGGATTCATCAGTGTGATCGGACATCTCGTCCCCGAACGGCTGCGCGCGCTGCTGGAGGCTTATACGGCGGGGGAGGTGGTGCGCGCCCGGGAGATCAACGTCACCTTGCTGCCGCTGCACTCGGCGATGGCCAGGCTGGGCGGTGTCGCGATGAGCAAGGGCGGATTGCGGTTGCTCGGCGTGGAGGTCGGGGAGCCGCGGCTGCCGCAGCTGATGCCGACGGGTGAGCAGTTGGAGTCGCTTGCCGCGGACCTGCGAGCGGTGGGAGTGCTGTGA
- a CDS encoding ribonuclease J codes for MPENGLRVFALGGIGEIGRNMTVFEYGGKLLIVDCGVLFPEDQQPGVDLILPDFRPIEDRMDDVVAVVLTHGHEDHIGAVPFLLRLRPDIPVVGSKFTLALVAAKCREHRLHPKLVEVIEGQHTTHGPFGCEYFAVNHSIPDALAVAIRTPAGVALHTGDIKLDQLPLDGRLTDLAGFSRLGDEGVDLFLVDSTNAEVPGFVTPEREIGGVLDSVIGKASGRVIVASFASHVHRIQQVVDVAQKYGRRICFVGRSMVRNMQIAQDLGYLTVPEGVVVDLDVAATLPSHRLVLISTGSQGEPLSALSRMARGDHRQINIRPDDLVVLASSLIPGNENSVYAVVNGLARLGATVITQQNAKVHVSGHASAGELLYLYNAVRPTNAMPVHGEWRHLRANAALAVATGVPQERVVLAEDGVVVDLVDGIASVVGRVPVGHVYVDGLSVGDVGESTLSDRLVLGEGGFIAITVAIDETTGKAVSTPELSGRGFSDDPTALLDASELVEAELLRLAGEGVTDTHRIAQGVRRVVGRWVAEKYRRRPMIVPTVIGV; via the coding sequence CTGCCCGAGAACGGCCTGCGTGTGTTCGCCCTCGGCGGCATCGGCGAAATCGGCCGCAACATGACGGTTTTCGAGTACGGCGGCAAATTGCTGATCGTCGACTGCGGCGTCCTGTTCCCGGAGGACCAGCAGCCCGGTGTCGACCTGATCCTGCCGGACTTCCGTCCCATCGAGGACCGGATGGACGACGTCGTCGCCGTCGTGCTGACCCACGGCCACGAGGACCACATCGGCGCGGTGCCCTTCCTGCTGCGGCTGCGGCCCGACATCCCGGTCGTCGGCTCGAAGTTCACCCTCGCGCTGGTGGCCGCGAAGTGCCGGGAACACCGCCTGCACCCGAAGCTGGTCGAGGTGATCGAGGGGCAGCACACCACGCACGGCCCGTTCGGCTGCGAGTACTTCGCGGTCAACCACTCCATCCCCGACGCGCTCGCCGTCGCCATCCGCACGCCCGCGGGCGTCGCCTTGCACACCGGTGACATCAAGCTCGACCAGCTTCCGCTGGACGGGCGGCTCACCGACCTGGCCGGATTCTCGCGGCTCGGCGACGAGGGCGTCGACCTGTTCCTGGTGGATTCCACCAACGCCGAGGTTCCCGGCTTCGTCACGCCGGAGCGCGAGATCGGCGGGGTGCTGGACTCGGTCATCGGCAAGGCGAGCGGACGGGTCATCGTCGCGTCCTTCGCCAGTCACGTGCACCGCATCCAGCAGGTCGTCGACGTGGCCCAGAAGTACGGGCGGCGGATCTGTTTCGTCGGCCGCTCGATGGTCCGTAATATGCAGATCGCCCAGGATCTGGGCTATCTCACCGTGCCGGAGGGCGTGGTCGTCGACCTCGATGTCGCCGCGACCCTGCCCAGCCACCGCCTGGTGCTGATCTCCACGGGTTCGCAGGGCGAGCCGCTGTCCGCGCTGTCGCGGATGGCGCGCGGCGACCACCGGCAGATCAACATCCGCCCGGACGACCTGGTGGTGCTGGCTTCCTCGCTCATCCCCGGCAACGAGAACTCGGTGTACGCGGTCGTCAACGGCCTGGCTCGGCTCGGCGCCACGGTGATCACCCAGCAGAACGCCAAGGTGCACGTCTCCGGGCACGCCTCGGCGGGCGAGCTGCTGTACCTGTACAACGCGGTGCGGCCGACCAACGCCATGCCGGTGCACGGCGAGTGGCGCCATCTGCGCGCGAACGCCGCACTGGCGGTGGCGACGGGCGTGCCGCAGGAGCGGGTGGTGCTCGCCGAGGACGGAGTGGTGGTCGACTTGGTCGACGGCATCGCCTCGGTCGTCGGCCGGGTGCCGGTCGGCCATGTGTACGTCGACGGGCTGTCGGTGGGCGACGTCGGGGAGTCCACACTGTCGGACCGGCTGGTTCTCGGCGAGGGCGGTTTCATCGCGATCACCGTCGCCATCGACGAGACCACCGGCAAGGCGGTGAGCACCCCTGAGCTCAGCGGACGCGGCTTCTCCGACGATCCGACCGCACTGCTCGACGCGTCGGAGCTGGTGGAAGCCGAACTGCTGCGGCTGGCGGGCGAAGGTGTCACCGACACCCACCGGATCGCGCAGGGCGTGCGCCGCGTGGTCGGTCGATGGGTGGCCGAGAAGTATCGCCGTCGCCCGATGATCGTGCCGACCGTCATCGGCGTCTGA